The DNA region CTGGTCGTGGAGGGTCTGCAACTCTCGCTCGGCGATCATCCGGACCTGTGCCTCTCCCCGTTGCGCGGAGATCCGAAGGGCGGCGTTCAGGGCCTCTTCCGCTCGGTCGATCTCGCCCGCGAGCGCCGCCGCGCGGCCGAGGGTCATCAGGACCTCGCCGCGGCCCGCACCGGTGGGAAGCAGATCGAGGAATCCCCATGCATGCCGGGCTGCCCGGTCGTACACCTCCGCTGCGCCGGCCCCTGCGGCCGCGCGCGCCAGGCTCGCGTACGCCAGGGCTCGAAGGCTCGGATCGGAGGCATCGGGTACCACGGCTTCCAGCACCGGGAGCGCCCACGCATACCGGCCCTGGTCCGTCCAGTAGACCGCCACGTCGTGCGCAAGCGCGAAAAGCCGAGGGTGATCCTGCCCGTACGCCTTCAGCGCAGCGGATGCGTATCCGTACAACTTCGTGGTATCCGGCGCGTCGGAGGAGATCACAAACAGGTGATGCAGCGCGGTGCCCTCGAGGGCTGGAAGCGCGTGACGGGTAGCGGTTCGCAATGCCCGCCCAGCGAGGGCCATCGCCGCGGGCAGATTACCCAAGCGGCGGTACAGGACGGCCAAGCCGATGTACGCCCAGACGTAGTTCGCCCAATCCCTGTTGCGAGCCAGTTTGATCGTCCGGCGAAACCAGGTCTCCGCACGGGCGGCATCCCCGCTGTCGCGGACGAGCTGCGCCGTTTCCAGCGCGAGCGAGGCGTCCTCCGGCCGGACGAGCGCCGCGGCCTGTGTGAACGCCAGCCGGGTCCCCGGCGCGCCGCACGCCTCCGCCCATCGGGCGAGGCGTCGGCACGCATGTACGACGCGCGCCGTGTCGGCTGAATCGCCCTCCTCGGTTAGCATCGCAAGCGTCAGGAGCGGCACCGCGAGATCGTCTGAGCTCTCCAGATGCGTTCTGATTTCCCGGACGCGGATGGTGGATC from Longimicrobium terrae includes:
- a CDS encoding tetratricopeptide repeat protein gives rise to the protein MRLTPPPITRTEDGPEGGEIVRELPDARGVLLWGALRDVLCWAAAPPRTRTGLFAADGSTIRVREIRTHLESSDDLAVPLLTLAMLTEEGDSADTARVVHACRRLARWAEACGAPGTRLAFTQAAALVRPEDASLALETAQLVRDSGDAARAETWFRRTIKLARNRDWANYVWAYIGLAVLYRRLGNLPAAMALAGRALRTATRHALPALEGTALHHLFVISSDAPDTTKLYGYASAALKAYGQDHPRLFALAHDVAVYWTDQGRYAWALPVLEAVVPDASDPSLRALAYASLARAAAGAGAAEVYDRAARHAWGFLDLLPTGAGRGEVLMTLGRAAALAGEIDRAEEALNAALRISAQRGEAQVRMIAERELQTLHDQHREIPVRRVETVSAVQQAERLVVDLTTSLVG